In the genome of Neoarius graeffei isolate fNeoGra1 chromosome 27, fNeoGra1.pri, whole genome shotgun sequence, one region contains:
- the LOC132874860 gene encoding leucine-rich repeat-containing protein 36-like isoform X1 — MNHTLAETDTELESHTDRLLHLTRDLYEATHLPDAAVQLFKMRGEERSPIHRLCMNSLLQPDKQESQQTPKQQLRTKEQMIFPEAQRSSLPGPAVQPSGPDVCTVLRTLLDLVDEYWNGQFSLHLNPNFMAKAILLLLPLTNPVPPSQPETKNIKGSKDEQKGKQESTEGWYVEKSRQVKSRLRNEQGGYEEWKSSAEHRSEFDVSEVQQLKKQLAKTQHEQESLKTRLTSALKENFILQAEKMKIIRRLESDTTLLDMGVHLDRETQVLQQQDKLLKQLERTLHHLQNNHRALLCSNDLLQNLIKRTSKCSKIL; from the exons ATGAATCACACTTTGGCTGAAACAGACACAGAGCTGGAATCACataccgacagactgctccaccTTACTAGGG ACTTGTATGAAGCCACCCACCTTCCTGATGCTGCCGTACAATTGTTCAAgatgagaggagaggaaagatcacCAATACATAGACTCTGCATGAATTCCTTATTACAGCCAGACAAACAGGAGAGCCAGCAGACTCCTAAACAACAGCTGAGAACCAAAGAACAG ATGATTTTTCCAGAAGCCCAGAGAAGCTCTTTGCCTGGTCCAGCTGTCCAGCCCTCTGGCCCTGATGTGTGCACTGTGCTGAGGACTCTGCTGGATCTGGTGGATGAGTACTGGAATGGACAATTCTCTCTCCACCTCAATCCCAACTTTATGG CTAAAGCCATCCTGCTTCTGTTACCTCTGACCAACCCTGTTCCACCATCCCAACCTGAGACCAAGAATATAAAAGGAAGTAAGGATGAGCAGAAAGGAAAGCAGGAGAGCACAGAAGGGTGGTATGTGGAGAAATCAAGGCAGGTGAAGAGTAGATTGAGGAATGAACAGGGTGGATATGAGGAGTGGAAAAGCTCCGCAGAACACAGATCAGAATTTGATGTCTCAGAAGTTCAACAGCTGAAGAAACAACTTGCCAAAACTCAACATGAACAG GAATCATTGAAGACAAGACTGACCTCAGCTttaaaagaaaacttcattttgcAAGCAGAGAAAATGAAGATAATCAGACGTTTGGAAAGTG ACACTACACTGTTGGACATGGGGGTGCATCTTGACAGAGAAACACAAGTTCTTCAACAGCAAGACAAACTCTTAAAGCAGCTGGAACGTACACTGCATCATCTACAGAATAATCACAG agccttGTTATGCTCTAATGACTTGCTACAGAATTTGATCAAAAGAACCAGCAAATGTAGTAAAATATTATAA
- the LOC132874860 gene encoding leucine-rich repeat-containing protein 36-like isoform X2, giving the protein MHCYNLMIFPEAQRSSLPGPAVQPSGPDVCTVLRTLLDLVDEYWNGQFSLHLNPNFMAKAILLLLPLTNPVPPSQPETKNIKGSKDEQKGKQESTEGWYVEKSRQVKSRLRNEQGGYEEWKSSAEHRSEFDVSEVQQLKKQLAKTQHEQESLKTRLTSALKENFILQAEKMKIIRRLESDTTLLDMGVHLDRETQVLQQQDKLLKQLERTLHHLQNNHRALLCSNDLLQNLIKRTSKCSKIL; this is encoded by the exons atgcactgctataacctg ATGATTTTTCCAGAAGCCCAGAGAAGCTCTTTGCCTGGTCCAGCTGTCCAGCCCTCTGGCCCTGATGTGTGCACTGTGCTGAGGACTCTGCTGGATCTGGTGGATGAGTACTGGAATGGACAATTCTCTCTCCACCTCAATCCCAACTTTATGG CTAAAGCCATCCTGCTTCTGTTACCTCTGACCAACCCTGTTCCACCATCCCAACCTGAGACCAAGAATATAAAAGGAAGTAAGGATGAGCAGAAAGGAAAGCAGGAGAGCACAGAAGGGTGGTATGTGGAGAAATCAAGGCAGGTGAAGAGTAGATTGAGGAATGAACAGGGTGGATATGAGGAGTGGAAAAGCTCCGCAGAACACAGATCAGAATTTGATGTCTCAGAAGTTCAACAGCTGAAGAAACAACTTGCCAAAACTCAACATGAACAG GAATCATTGAAGACAAGACTGACCTCAGCTttaaaagaaaacttcattttgcAAGCAGAGAAAATGAAGATAATCAGACGTTTGGAAAGTG ACACTACACTGTTGGACATGGGGGTGCATCTTGACAGAGAAACACAAGTTCTTCAACAGCAAGACAAACTCTTAAAGCAGCTGGAACGTACACTGCATCATCTACAGAATAATCACAG agccttGTTATGCTCTAATGACTTGCTACAGAATTTGATCAAAAGAACCAGCAAATGTAGTAAAATATTATAA